Proteins from a single region of Candidatus Thermoplasmatota archaeon:
- a CDS encoding carboxypeptidase-like regulatory domain-containing protein has translation QMYQRNIFTQAVDAWNELSREQQEAYNRIATPYGISGFNLFVRRYIELARADEKYYAPVTAEIKVIDEERHPVEKATVIIKKGRAIVYQGFTDEEGKCTLALTKEDEPYDVNIVMPGYETIVIPDMKIAQLSKTFTLKVLPPVIDP, from the coding sequence TCAAATGTACCAGCGCAACATCTTTACGCAAGCGGTAGATGCGTGGAATGAGCTGAGCAGAGAGCAGCAGGAAGCTTACAACAGAATTGCAACTCCTTACGGAATCAGTGGTTTCAATCTTTTCGTAAGAAGGTATATCGAGCTTGCGAGAGCTGATGAGAAATATTATGCGCCGGTAACTGCTGAGATCAAAGTAATAGACGAAGAGCGCCATCCAGTTGAGAAAGCAACAGTGATAATCAAGAAAGGCAGAGCGATCGTTTACCAAGGCTTCACTGACGAAGAAGGCAAATGCACTCTAGCGCTAACCAAAGAAGACGAGCCTTACGATGTCAATATCGTAATGCCCGGCTACGAAACCATAGTAATTCCGGATATGAAAATCGCGCAGCTCAGCAAGACCTTTACTCTCAAGGTACTGCCACCAGTGATAGATCCGTAG